The segment GCTGCGTTGGCGTTCCTCATCGTGGTTGTCGATTTGGTGCTCTATATCGTCATTGCCCTGTACGAGTCCGATACAACGCTTTCGGAGCCGGCAACGATCGTCAGAACCGTTTCCGATGCGCTTTCGCCCGATGAGGATGGGACGGATTTTTTGTTCGAAGGGAGTGCGGCGGATATGCTCGACGGGGCAGGCGCATGGGCGCTGCTTATCGGGCCCGAAGGCGATCTTCTGTGGAAGTACAAGCCGCCCGACGAGGTCGTCAAACACTATTCGATCAACGATGTCGCCTTGTTCGCCCATTACGGGTACCTTGAGGATTACCCTGCGTTCGTCTGGTCGCGCGGCGACGGGTTGCTGGTGGTGGGCTTTCCCGAGACGAGCTATGCGATGTATGCGACGACGGGCTTTCCGCGCGAGGTGATCGGCCGCGTGCCGATGTACGTGCTTTTGATCCTTACGGCTGATCTGCTCATCTTCTTCGTGGCCTACCTCGTTTCGAGGCGACGTACGGTAAAGAGCATAGCCCCCTTGACCGAAGCGCTCGACGATCTGGCAAAGGGCCAGGCGGTTTCTGTAAGTCTCGGCGGCGATATGAAAGAAGTGGGGGAGCGCATCAACGAGGCGTCGGAGATCATCAGGAAGAAGGACGATGCGCGCAATAGCTGGATCAAGGGCATCTCGCATGACATCCGCACGCCGCTTTCGATGATAACCGGTTACGCCGATGGCATTGCGGGCAACGAGGCGGTACCAGAGCGCGTGCGCGACGATGCGGCGATCATCCGCACGCAAGGCCTTCGGATCAAGGACCTCGTACTCGATTTGAACGCAGCCTCGCAGCTCGAATACGACATGCAGCCGCTCAATGTGGAAGAGGTGCGCGTGGCAGGGCTCTTGCGCGAGATCATCGCGGACTATCTGAACGGCGGCGTGCCGGACGGCTACGAGCTCGATCTTGCGATCGACGCCTCGGCGCAGGATCTCGTGCTTGTGGGCGACCGACGCCTCGTGAAGCGTGCTGTGCAGAACCTCGTGCAAAACGCGATGGTGCACAACCCGGACGGCTGCACGATCGAGGTGGCGTTGCGTGCGCGCAAAGACAAGACGGCCGAGTACTGTTCCATCGTCGTTTCGGATACGGGGGCGGGCATGCCGATGAGCGACATGATCCTTTTGCAAAGCAGGATCCTCCAGGCGGCGTCGGGCTCTTCCGACGAGCGTCCGCAGCAGGCGCAGCACGGGCTCGGCCTCGTGCTTGTCGAGAAGATCGTGCGTGCACACGGCGGCGTTATGCAGCTTGCGGGCGAGGGCGGAAAGGGCTTTACGGCGACGCTCTACCTGCCGATGCGCCACGCGTGAGCCCTGGATACGAGAGGGGCCCCGCAGGGCCCCTCGTGCTTGCGTATGATGGATGCGCCGGCTTTTAGTCGAACGCTTTCGCTTCCTCGACGGGATCGCTCTTTTCGATGAGGGCGCCTGCCTTGTACGAGCGCTTCTCTTTGTTCCAGGTGCGGTACTCGGCCGTTGCGGTGAACAGCACGTCCGACGAGGAGTTGAGTCCCGTCTCGCATGAATCCTGGATCACGCCGATGATGAAGCCGATGGCCACGACCTGCATGGCGATATCGTTGCCGATGCCGAACAGCGAACAGGCGAGCGGGATGAGCAGAAGCGATCCGCCCGCTACGCCCGAGGCCCCGCACGCCGACACGGCGGAGAGCACGCAGAGGATCACGGCCGTCGGCAAATCGACCGAGACGCCGACGGTGTTTGCAGCCGCCATGGTCATGACGGCGATGGTGACGGCGGCACCGGCCATGTTGATGGTTGCGCCGAGCGGGATGGACACCGAGTAGTTATCCTTGTCGAGTCCGAGTTTGCGGCACAGCTCCATGTTGACGGGGATGTTGGCTGCCGAGCTGCGCGTGAAGAACGCGGTGATGCCGCTGTCTTTCAGGCAGCGCAGCACGAGCGGGAAGGGGTTCTTGCGGATGCTCAGAAACACGATGAGCGGGTTGGTGACAAGTGCGATGAAGATCATGCAGCCCACGAGTACGAGCAGAAGCTGGCCGTACTCGGTAAATATCTCGAGCCCGCTTGTGGAAACCGACGTGTACACGAGGCCGAGGATGCCGAAGGGGGCGAAGCTGATAACCCAGCGCACCACCTGCGAAACGGCGTCGGATACGCTCGTGAACACGCTTTTCGTTCCATCGCTCGCCATGCGAAGCGCGATGCCGAGCACGGCTGCCCATGCGAGTATGCCGACGTAGTTCGCGTTCATGAGCGCGTTTACGGGGTTGTCGACCACGTTCATGATGACGGTGGTGAGCACTTCTCCGATGCCGCTCGGCGAAGCCTGCTCGACCGCATCGGTGAGCGTAAGCGTGAGCGGGAACAAAAAGCTTGCGGCAACCGCCACGAGTGCTGCGACGAGCGTGCTGATTACGTACAGGACGATGACGGTCTTCATCGATCCGTCCGAGCGCGCGTTGGCGAGTGCGCTGATGACGAGGAAGAACACGAGGATGGGGGCGACGGCTTTCAGGGCCGATACGAACAGTGATCCGAGCAGCGTGACGAGCTCGATTCCGGGGAAGAACACCCCGAGCGCCGCGCCGATGATGAGACCGACGACGATGCGCTTGATCAAGCTGATGTCGTTGTACTTTCTGAACAGTTCTTTCACGAGCGAAACCCCTATCTTTCCGAGGGCGGTGGCGCCCACGCTTTGATTGGCTTGCGCAGCCGAGCCGATTCGTCGGTTGCAACTCGACCATAATAGCAGAACGCTGGGAAAGGGAAGCTGCTAACCGGTAAAGCGATGCCGTGCGGTACCGTTGCGGAAGACCCGCGCATCCCCGCAGAACCTGTAAGCATCGGAATGTTCTTTTGGGAAAGCGGCGTATGATTTGGTATCATGTCTTGATGCTGCGGGCGTTGGTTCTCGCGGCACTATGTCGATGTGCGGGCGTGGCGGAATTGGCAGACGCGCCAGATTTAGGTTCTGGTACCGAAAGGTGTGAAGGTTCAAGTCCTTTCGCCCGCACCATTTCAGTTTTCTCTTTTTATTTGTTTTCGACCATGTAGCAAACATGGGGTTTGAGCGGGTTGTTATCTGGTACTGCAGGATGATCGAAGTATTCGAATACTTGCATCCCGATTTTCTTCATGACACCTTGGGAGGGTGTGTTTTCAATGGCAGTGAAGCTGTAGATCCTGTCGAAGGCAAGGTGTTTGAATCCATGTTCAAGACACGATCGCGCTCCTTCAGTTGCATAGCCTTTTCTCCAGTATTCCCTTTTTAGTCGCCATCCAATCTCTATGCAAGGACAGAAATCGGCATCAAAGTTTGCGTGATGGAATCCTACGAACCCAAGGAAGTCTTTGCTGTTCTTTTCTTCTACCGCATAGAGTCCGAACCCATATTCCACGAACTCTCTTTGAATGATTTCGAAAAACGCAAGGGTTTGCGCTTCGGTTAAGGTTTCAGGGAAATAGCGCATGACGTGCTTGTCTGAATTCATCTCTGTGAAAGCTTCGAGATCAGGTTCTTTCCAATCTCGAAGGATAAGCCTACTGGTCTCTATATGTATGGCCATATGCTTTCCTAGCGGTATACGTCTCGACGATGCCCCGTCTGCACTATAAGAATAACAAGTTCCTCGTCCTTAATCTCGACTAACAAGCGGTAAGAACCCACCCTATATCGCCACCATTCATATTTATCTCCCGACAATGCTGTACCGATAGAGCGGGGGTCGTCGCATCCTAGAAGGTTTTTCTCTATCCAGGCTATAAGAAGCTTACTCTGATTCGGATCAAGCTTTTTAAGCTGTTTCCTTGCTTTATCCGAGTATTCGATGCTCCAAGCCATCAGAATCCGAACTCTTGCTTAATTTCATCATGGGTGTAAGTCTTTGGATTAGCTCTGTGATCAGCTACCGCTTTTTCCATATCGCGAAGATCTATCTCGTCCTCAATCTTATCGAGAACGGTCTCGAGGATGAAACTAGACATGGTTTCGCCATGCATTTTTGCATACTCGGCAATAAGATTCTTTTGCTTTGCGTCTGCCCTCAAGGTGATAGTGGTATCCATGGCATCTCCAATCAAATTGTTTATACAGTGTAACATACTGTGTAAACAATGTCATATATCCTTAACAGGGCCCACTGTACCTGGACCCTGCGTGCGAACGATCATCGGTTGAGTGCGCGCCGACGGCGGGCGACACCGATGACGAGGGCGAGGCCGCTTGCGCCAAGCGCGAAGGCAAGGCCTGATACCAAAGCCGAATCCCCGGTGGGAGACAAGCGTGAGGCTGCTGGGCGGGTGCCTTGCTCAGCGTTCGAGCCGCTTCCTGCAGCCGCATCGCCGTCCGAGCCCGCAGCTCCGTCGTCGCCTTCTTCGCCTTGCCCCTCTTCGTTATCGAGGTCAATGACGAAGTCTTCGGTTGTCGTGCGTCTCGCTTCGATCGTCGTCGAGCGGGTCTCGAGAGTGTCGTTGTATTCGAAGGACACGTCGTAGCTCCCCGCCACCAGGGGGATGCGGTATGCGCCGTTTTCGTCGGTGACGACTTTGATGGAGCCGGGTGTTATGGTTATGGTGGCTCCGCTTACGGGGTCACCCGTCTGTTTGACTGTGACTGTCCCCTCAAGGAATCCAGGCCTGTCGTCGAGGACGAAATCGACGATGCTTGTAGCGTCCGCTTCGATAATCGTTTGCTTTGCCTGGGTCGCGTACCCGTCTTTGGCGGTTACGACCGTGTAGTCTCCAACGGGCAAGCCCGCAAAGAGGTATCTTCCCTGGGCATCGGTCGTCGTGGTATAGGTAAGCGAAGAGGTGTTCGAATAGACGGTCACGCTTGCTTGGGCAATCGGCGTCCCGTCGGCGGTACTCACCGTTCCCTCGAGGCTACCGGGCAGCGGGATCACGAAATAGACGACGGTATTCTCATCGGCAACGATATGGGCGTCTTCGGTTTGGACGATCGTTCCGATCTCCCTAACCGCGAGGCTCGTCTCCATCGTCACGATATACTCGCCTTCGTGGATAGGGGTGAAGGAGTATGCACCGTCGGCGTCGGTCGTCGCCTCTTGCTCGCTTTCGGACGCGTCGGCGGCACGCACGCTCATGCGTGCCCCCGGCACGGGGCTTCCGTCGGCGTACTCCACACTTCCCGACAAGATGCCGAGTAAAGGCATTAAGTGGAAGTTCTCGTAGGATACCCGTCCGTTACTCACGGTGACCGTGCGGGTTTGGCCGTGATAGCCCGGGGCCTGGACTTCGACGGTGTACGTACCGTCCTGGAGGGAAGACGTATGGTATTGCCCGTCGCCCAAAGGCGGGTTCGAATGGTTTCCGTAATACACTTCGGGATCGCTTGTGGGCGAGCCGCTCACGGTTATGGTCGCGTTGTCGATGGGCGTGCGTGCAACGTAATCGCGCACCAAGCCTGCAATGCTACCTTTCGGGTACACGTAGAACAGCACATCGCGGCGCTCTGCGTCTGCAACGGTGACGGTTTGGGCGGGGGCTGTGTAGCTTCCGTATGAGGCTGTTCCCTCGTAGGTTCCGGGTGCGACGCGGGCGGTGCCGGTTTCCCCTTGGTCGTTCGTCGTGCGCGAGAGGACCTCTTCGCCATAGGCCATGGAAACCGTTGCGCCTGCTACCGGCTCGCCGCTTCCCGAATACAGGACCCGGCCGGTCAATTCGGCGTATTCTTTCAGCAGATGAAGCTCGATTTCTACGTAGCGGTCATCGCCGGTACCGTGTATTTCGGGATCGCCCGATCCGATCTCCACGGTATCCCACGCGGTTGCGTACCCCGCAGCCTCGGCGCTTACGGTATAGGTTCCGAACGGCACTTTTTCGGCGAACGAAGTGCTGACGGGGTTTCCGGCGGAGGTCGTATTGCTTGTTTGGAGGTTGAAGTCCTGCGCATCGTGTTCTGAGGTTCCTTGCAAATACGTTTGAACGTCGCCGAGTTCGAACGTCTGGGCGCCTTCCCCCGAAACCACCACGCGAACGGCGACCTCTATCGGTTTGAAGGTGATCGCAATGGCTCCCGCAGAGAGGCCGGGGGTATCCAAGGAAAACGACGCGACGTGATCGGTGGTCGTGAGGGCTATCGGGGAGTCGAACTCGATATCGTATCCTTTGTCGTCTGCGGGCCGAACCGTGTAAGCGCCGAGCGAGAGGTTGACCGAAACGCGCCCGTTCCCATCGGTTGCAACCGGCTGCTCGTCGTTCGTGGCGGTTTCGGTAACGATCAGCGTCCTGTTCTCAAAAGGCGTCGCAGCGTCGCGCAAGTACGTTTCGAACGTCACCGTAGCGAAGCTCCTCGAAAGTTCGAGGTCTTGCACAACAGGCGAAGACGAGCTTTTCATGATGGGCACGTCGGCGCTGTCGTCGCTGTAGCCGGCGGCCGAGGCGGCCACGGTCGCATGGTAGTCGGCGGCGTATACGCTGAAAGAGTACACGCCGCTGGCATCGGTGGTTGCGGTCGGTGACTGCCCGTTCGGTAAGCTCACTGTCGCCGATACGCTCACCGAGGCGCCCCCGATGGGGGATCCATTGTCTTTGTCCGTTACCGTGCCCGTCAGCGTGATCGTGCGCGGCCAGAGCTTGATGACGATGCTCGTCGTGGATCCGTCTGCGGCTACGGCAATCACTTCGCTGTCGTTGTCTTCATACCCCTCGGCGCGCACGGTTCCGGTGTAGGTTCCAGAGGGGATCTGCTCGTAGCCGAACGTGCCGTCTTCGCCCGACGTTTTCTCGACAAGGGGGCTGCCGTCCCCGTCGATCGGCGCGATTGCGGCACCTTCGATGGGATCGCCGGTCAGGCCGTCGACAACCGTGCCGATAAGCGATCCATACACGGGATCGAGCGTGAAGTCGACACGTGCCGTTTCCCCTGGATCGACGGCGGTCCGCTTCGTCTGAGTCGTGTATCCCGCAGCCGAGCAGGTGACCGAATACGTTCCGCTTGAAACCGAATCGAACGCGTATTCGCCGTTTGCATCGGTGATAGCCGTCCTCGACGGGTCGCTCGAAAGCGAGATGCTGGCTCCTTGGACGGGTGCACCGTGCGCATCGGTGACGGTTCCCCGTATCGCGCCGTCCGCCGCTTCTTTGAATTGGAACGGAAAGCGGTAGATCGAGTTTTCGAGGCCCATCCAAACCGGCGACGAGAACGTGAGCTGCAGCGTGTAAGCCTTGCCGTCCGAGAAACCCTCGTACTCGCGCATGAGCTCACTGCCGTCGACCGCGGGAAACGAGTCGACGACGCCGTTGTTCGCGTTGAGGATCGTCCACGTGCCGATAGGCGATCCGTCGCCGTACTGCACGTACTGGAAGAACAGAGGGGGGGATGAAGGGGTGTACTTCGGCGAAGCTTGCGTTGGATATCTGGATGACCGAAGCGTAGGTGTAGTTCTGGTTGTTCGCTGTGTATATAGATATCTCGCCGCTTTGCACGCGCGCGATGAACGCGGGCGGGAAGCGCTCGATGAGCGATTGGTTGTCGAGGCGGGCTTCCCGTAAGCCCCCCAGGTACTGGATCCCCTCGACGCTGTAGACGGTTTTCGGAGGCTGGACCGAAACGACGGTGTTCAGCTCGTTTTGCGTGACGGAATCCGAAGCGCTTTTCCCGAGTATGGAAGCCACATAGGCGGCAAACACCGGATCGGGAAAGAGGCTTGCGATCGTTCCCGAAGCGCGCATGTCTGCATCCGAGGGGGATGCGAGTGCTGGTTCGTTCGGCACGGGTGCCGATTCTCTTTCGGTCGCGGCAGGGGTTTTGTCGGGGTCGTCGGCTTGGGGCATGCCCTTTTCGGTGTTCGTGCCCTCAGCTGGGATGGTGGTGCCATCGGGGGAGGATGCGGCATCGGGTTGGGAGCCCAGCTCGGCGGGGGTCGGATCGTTGGAGTCTTGGGTCGTCGGATCCGTTGACGGGCTGTTCTCGGCATCTTGGTCGGACAAGGGCACCGTGTCGTTGTCGGATGCGGTCGCGAGTGCCGCGGCATCCGTAGCGTGAAGCTCGACGTCCGATCCGCCTCCCTCTTCTGGTGCCGCGAAGCCGAAGCTCGGGAACAGCGAAGCTGCGAGCATAAGCGCGCATGCGATCGCAAGGATCTTTCGAAGCGGCGTGACGGTGCTCATCGTGTACCTCCCTGGATACTGGTCTTTTCGGTTGCGGGAGCGTTTTTTGCCCTGGCCTGCCGATGCGGAGCGCCCTGCGCGACGGACTGTCGTCTTGGGACGTTCTCGCTCGGCGCATCGCTGACGTCTTCGGCCTGGGAAACGAGCGCTGTCAAAAGCTCCCGTACCTCGCTCGGGCTTCCGAGTGCGAAGCGTGCCTTGGTGGGGCCGCAGCCTACCTTGACGGTCCATGCTTCTTCAGGGGCGGCTGCGAACATGTCCTCGTCGGTGCGGTCGTCGCCGATGGTAAGGATGAAATCGAAGCTCATATCGCAAAACCACAGGTTCGCAGCGCTTCCTTTATCGACGCCGTTCGGCTTGACCTCGACGATCTTGCTGCCCGCCATGACGGCGAGGTCGTGTTCCTCGGCGATGCGGGAAAGCGCGTTTTTCATTTCGACGGCTCGGCGGCGCGCGAGCGAATCGTCGCACTTGCGGTAGTGCCAAACAAGCGAGCATTCCTTCTCTTCGAGCGACGATGCCGGCGTGCGATCGGTGAACGCCTCCATGAGGGGTCGCACCGCGCGTTTCCAGCGGTCGTCGAACGGGGCGGTCTGCATCCACGTGCGTGCGGGGCGGTCGTACATGAGAGCGCCGTGCTCGGCGACGAGTCCGACCGGAACGCTGCCGAACCACGATTCGAGCGTCGTCTTGTCGCGTCCGGAGATCACGCACACATCGGTGCTCGGATCGGATCCGAGACCTTTCAGGAGCGCAAGGAGCTCGGCGTCGGGTGCGGCGTCTTTAGGCTCGTTCGAAAACGATACGAGCGTGCCGTCGTAGTCGAGCAGGATCGCCCGCTTCCCGGCGGTCTTGTACGCATCGACAAGGGTGCCGCCCGCGCTCTCGTCGAGCTTTTGAGCCCGCTCATCTTCTCGCTGCATATGCGTTTGCTCGAGTCCGTCAAGGAATTCCGCCGCCCATTTCTGCGACGTGTAGCGTTTGAGCCTTTTCTGCATGGCGGCGTTTCTTCTGCCTTGTTCTGCTTTGGGCATGGTAAGCGCGCACTGCATGGCGTCGACGAGCTCTTGAAGGTTGAAGGGGTTTACGATTACTGCATCGGTGAGCTCGAAAGAGGCGCCCGCAAGCTCGGAGAGGATAAGCACGCCGTCTTCGCCGTCGCGCGCGGCAAGGTACTCTTTGCACACGAGGTTCATCCCGTCGCGCAGCGGCGTGACGAGCATGATGTCCGAGGCGCGGTACATGCTGCAGAGCATATCGTGCGAAACCGATCGGTAATAGTAGTCGATAGGCGCCCATGCGGGTGTGGCGTACTTGCCGTTGATCAGGCCGACGAGCATGTCGATATCTTTCTTGAGCTTCTGATACGACCCGACGCCTTCTCGCGAAGGCACGGTTACGAGTACGAGAACCACCTGCCCGATCCATTCAGGGTGCTGCTCGAGCAGGGCATCGTAGGCGTGGAGCCTGTCGGGAATGCCCTTCGAGTAGTCGAGGCGCTCGACCGAAAGCATGAGCTTGCAGCCGGTTCTCCCGTGGTCCCGTCGAAAATCTTCGGCGAGCGAGCGCACCGTGTCGGAGTTCGCCGTCGCAGCGAAGTCGTCGTAGTCGATCCCCATGGGGAAAGCGTCGCAGGTTGCCGTGCGGTTTTGCAGGCGAACCGTTCCCTGCTCCTCTTCGACGCCGAGGATCCGCGTGCAGCTTTCGAGAAAATAGCGCGCATAATCGTAGGTATGAAAGCCGATCAGATCGGCACCGAGCACGCCCGCTAAAAGTTCGTTTCGCCACGGTACCATGCGGTACGTTTCGAACGAGGGAAACGGAATATGGAGGAAGAATCCGATCGATGCGCCCGGCAAACGCTTTCGAAGGAGCTGCGGCACGAGCATGAGATGGTAATCGTGTATCCAGAACACATCTCCTGGCTGGGCGCGCCGAACGATCTCCTCGCAAAAGCGCTCGTTCACGCGTACGTAAGCCTGCCAGTCTTCGTCGTCGAAGCGTGCGATTTGCGGAAAGGAATGAAACAGCGGCCAGATAGCGGAATTGGAGAGTCCTTCGTAGTAGCCGGCGGCATCGTCGGCATCGAGGAACACCGGGGCACACTTGCGCTTGGCCAACTGGGCTTCGAGCTCGGACTTATCGGCGGGTTCGAGCGCTGTCGGATCGATGTCGGCCCAGCCTATCCAGAGGCAGGCGCGCTCGTCGTTGAAGAACGGCTTGAGGCCCGTCACGAGACCCCCTGAACTTGCGGAAAAGCCGAACGTGTTGTCGCGGTTCTTGGTTATGGATTGCGGAA is part of the Raoultibacter phocaeensis genome and harbors:
- the sstT gene encoding serine/threonine transporter SstT; protein product: MKELFRKYNDISLIKRIVVGLIIGAALGVFFPGIELVTLLGSLFVSALKAVAPILVFFLVISALANARSDGSMKTVIVLYVISTLVAALVAVAASFLFPLTLTLTDAVEQASPSGIGEVLTTVIMNVVDNPVNALMNANYVGILAWAAVLGIALRMASDGTKSVFTSVSDAVSQVVRWVISFAPFGILGLVYTSVSTSGLEIFTEYGQLLLVLVGCMIFIALVTNPLIVFLSIRKNPFPLVLRCLKDSGITAFFTRSSAANIPVNMELCRKLGLDKDNYSVSIPLGATINMAGAAVTIAVMTMAAANTVGVSVDLPTAVILCVLSAVSACGASGVAGGSLLLIPLACSLFGIGNDIAMQVVAIGFIIGVIQDSCETGLNSSSDVLFTATAEYRTWNKEKRSYKAGALIEKSDPVEEAKAFD
- the relB gene encoding type II toxin-antitoxin system RelB family antitoxin, which gives rise to MDTTITLRADAKQKNLIAEYAKMHGETMSSFILETVLDKIEDEIDLRDMEKAVADHRANPKTYTHDEIKQEFGF
- a CDS encoding internalin N-terminal domain-containing protein; the protein is MSTVTPLRKILAIACALMLAASLFPSFGFAAPEEGGGSDVELHATDAAALATASDNDTVPLSDQDAENSPSTDPTTQDSNDPTPAELGSQPDAASSPDGTTIPAEGTNTEKGMPQADDPDKTPAATERESAPVPNEPALASPSDADMRASGTIASLFPDPVFAAYVASILGKSASDSVTQNELNTVVSVQPPKTVYSVEGIQYLGGLREARLDNQSLIERFPPAFIARVQSGEISIYTANNQNYTYASVIQISNASFAEVHPFIPPSVLPVRAVRRRIAYRHVDDPQREQRRRRLVSRGRRQ
- a CDS encoding GNAT family N-acetyltransferase, which codes for MAIHIETSRLILRDWKEPDLEAFTEMNSDKHVMRYFPETLTEAQTLAFFEIIQREFVEYGFGLYAVEEKNSKDFLGFVGFHHANFDADFCPCIEIGWRLKREYWRKGYATEGARSCLEHGFKHLAFDRIYSFTAIENTPSQGVMKKIGMQVFEYFDHPAVPDNNPLKPHVCYMVENK
- a CDS encoding carboxypeptidase regulatory-like domain-containing protein — its product is MQYGDGSPIGTWTILNANNGVVDSFPAVDGSELMREYEGFSDGKAYTLQLTFSSPVWMGLENSIYRFPFQFKEAADGAIRGTVTDAHGAPVQGASISLSSDPSRTAITDANGEYAFDSVSSGTYSVTCSAAGYTTQTKRTAVDPGETARVDFTLDPVYGSLIGTVVDGLTGDPIEGAAIAPIDGDGSPLVEKTSGEDGTFGYEQIPSGTYTGTVRAEGYEDNDSEVIAVAADGSTTSIVIKLWPRTITLTGTVTDKDNGSPIGGASVSVSATVSLPNGQSPTATTDASGVYSFSVYAADYHATVAASAAGYSDDSADVPIMKSSSSPVVQDLELSRSFATVTFETYLRDAATPFENRTLIVTETATNDEQPVATDGNGRVSVNLSLGAYTVRPADDKGYDIEFDSPIALTTTDHVASFSLDTPGLSAGAIAITFKPIEVAVRVVVSGEGAQTFELGDVQTYLQGTSEHDAQDFNLQTSNTTSAGNPVSTSFAEKVPFGTYTVSAEAAGYATAWDTVEIGSGDPEIHGTGDDRYVEIELHLLKEYAELTGRVLYSGSGEPVAGATVSMAYGEEVLSRTTNDQGETGTARVAPGTYEGTASYGSYTAPAQTVTVADAERRDVLFYVYPKGSIAGLVRDYVARTPIDNATITVSGSPTSDPEVYYGNHSNPPLGDGQYHTSSLQDGTYTVEVQAPGYHGQTRTVTVSNGRVSYENFHLMPLLGILSGSVEYADGSPVPGARMSVRAADASESEQEATTDADGAYSFTPIHEGEYIVTMETSLAVREIGTIVQTEDAHIVADENTVVYFVIPLPGSLEGTVSTADGTPIAQASVTVYSNTSSLTYTTTTDAQGRYLFAGLPVGDYTVVTAKDGYATQAKQTIIEADATSIVDFVLDDRPGFLEGTVTVKQTGDPVSGATITITPGSIKVVTDENGAYRIPLVAGSYDVSFEYNDTLETRSTTIEARRTTTEDFVIDLDNEEGQGEEGDDGAAGSDGDAAAGSGSNAEQGTRPAASRLSPTGDSALVSGLAFALGASGLALVIGVARRRRALNR
- a CDS encoding bifunctional alpha,alpha-trehalose-phosphate synthase (UDP-forming)/trehalose-phosphatase; amino-acid sequence: MDGRLVIVSNRLPQSITKNRDNTFGFSASSGGLVTGLKPFFNDERACLWIGWADIDPTALEPADKSELEAQLAKRKCAPVFLDADDAAGYYEGLSNSAIWPLFHSFPQIARFDDEDWQAYVRVNERFCEEIVRRAQPGDVFWIHDYHLMLVPQLLRKRLPGASIGFFLHIPFPSFETYRMVPWRNELLAGVLGADLIGFHTYDYARYFLESCTRILGVEEEQGTVRLQNRTATCDAFPMGIDYDDFAATANSDTVRSLAEDFRRDHGRTGCKLMLSVERLDYSKGIPDRLHAYDALLEQHPEWIGQVVLVLVTVPSREGVGSYQKLKKDIDMLVGLINGKYATPAWAPIDYYYRSVSHDMLCSMYRASDIMLVTPLRDGMNLVCKEYLAARDGEDGVLILSELAGASFELTDAVIVNPFNLQELVDAMQCALTMPKAEQGRRNAAMQKRLKRYTSQKWAAEFLDGLEQTHMQREDERAQKLDESAGGTLVDAYKTAGKRAILLDYDGTLVSFSNEPKDAAPDAELLALLKGLGSDPSTDVCVISGRDKTTLESWFGSVPVGLVAEHGALMYDRPARTWMQTAPFDDRWKRAVRPLMEAFTDRTPASSLEEKECSLVWHYRKCDDSLARRRAVEMKNALSRIAEEHDLAVMAGSKIVEVKPNGVDKGSAANLWFCDMSFDFILTIGDDRTDEDMFAAAPEEAWTVKVGCGPTKARFALGSPSEVRELLTALVSQAEDVSDAPSENVPRRQSVAQGAPHRQARAKNAPATEKTSIQGGTR
- a CDS encoding type II toxin-antitoxin system RelE family toxin, with product MAWSIEYSDKARKQLKKLDPNQSKLLIAWIEKNLLGCDDPRSIGTALSGDKYEWWRYRVGSYRLLVEIKDEELVILIVQTGHRRDVYR
- a CDS encoding sensor histidine kinase → MKSFPKFFTKQLLAFAALAFLIVVVDLVLYIVIALYESDTTLSEPATIVRTVSDALSPDEDGTDFLFEGSAADMLDGAGAWALLIGPEGDLLWKYKPPDEVVKHYSINDVALFAHYGYLEDYPAFVWSRGDGLLVVGFPETSYAMYATTGFPREVIGRVPMYVLLILTADLLIFFVAYLVSRRRTVKSIAPLTEALDDLAKGQAVSVSLGGDMKEVGERINEASEIIRKKDDARNSWIKGISHDIRTPLSMITGYADGIAGNEAVPERVRDDAAIIRTQGLRIKDLVLDLNAASQLEYDMQPLNVEEVRVAGLLREIIADYLNGGVPDGYELDLAIDASAQDLVLVGDRRLVKRAVQNLVQNAMVHNPDGCTIEVALRARKDKTAEYCSIVVSDTGAGMPMSDMILLQSRILQAASGSSDERPQQAQHGLGLVLVEKIVRAHGGVMQLAGEGGKGFTATLYLPMRHA